The following are encoded in a window of Ursus arctos isolate Adak ecotype North America unplaced genomic scaffold, UrsArc2.0 scaffold_27, whole genome shotgun sequence genomic DNA:
- the LOC113249931 gene encoding putative protein FAM90A26 produces MEAVQWEILEDLPLQVAPTGGSSELQCETLEDVPVQVDWTRGTAELQCNTPEELPVHIAATGDSVELQCEMLDDVPLQVPTTGGSVELQCGTLENLQCSLPPLEAVQGEGLENPPVHLTATRGSVELQCRTGKCASAYCCHWRQCSGRHWRTWVTCEIQTSIPEAGRSTDVSLRELGLMASSHTQPGPYRPLRAQKGKRPQRAPVAPRAPGPDEEDPRVKCRDCGAFGHKASSSRCPMKHWGGALVPQAWGSRKLKENVEPWSQQDQQDPGPLKQAAREKEEGQRQEVQQMEALLQRFSRRPQGGQKPTWKDCTESCGYMRRPHRPMPVYTTKRASVLEPHLTWQPPTQPPDVRAWYHSVSPLGSPAGGLVPPGAPHDARHGVTTDTPHLACPPFGRKGGPVAHLTENRSRGGSLEGPQAASKAHGVGHAQARAKGPEENSHPNASNGMVQTSQIHPKTPSKRCAQIPLETGLNPRKKARWSPFQHTHKGKQGGHVGVSESLCPPARRSAGGVPAAPPVTRNTPAPGQSIDLQPARTRPHLETVQACTEAPCLPSKPAPGKALRMVFMRLDKGRWSSRLLAAPSFHPPEKSAAPGQGPPVVQKSEGPFGRVPSSVLHDDLQVSSSSEDSGRE; encoded by the exons ATGGAGGCAGTGCAATGGGAGATTCTGGAGGACCTGCCCTTGCAGGTTGCCCCCACGGGTGGCAGTTCTGAGTTGCAGTGTGAGACACTGGAAGATGTGCCTGTGCAGGTTGACTGGACTAGAGGCACTGCTGAGCTTCAGTGCAACACACCAGAAGAACTGCCAGTGCATATTGCTGCCACTGGAGACAGTGTAGAGCTGCAGTGCGAGATGCTGGATGACGTGCCCTTGCAGGTTCCCACCACTGGAGGGAGTGTGGAGCTGCAGTGTGGGACACTGGAAAACCTGCAGTGCAGCTTGCCGCCATTGGAGGcagtgcagggagaggggctggagaacccACCAGTGCACCTCACCGCCACTAGAGGCAGTGTGGAGCTGCAGTGCAGAACTGGCAAATGTGCCAGTGCATATTGCTGTCACTGGAGGCAGTGCAGTGGGAGACACTGGAGGACCTGGGTCACCTGT GAAATCCAGACATCCATCCCCGAGGCAGGCCGATCGACCGACGTGTCCCTGAGGGAGCTGGGACTGATGGCGAGCAGTCACACCCAGCCTGGGCCCTACAGACCCTTGAGAGCCCAGAAAGGGAAGAGGCCACAGAGGGCCCCCGTGGCACCCCGGGCTCCCGGGCCAGACGAGGAGGATCCCAGG gtGAAGTGCAGGGACTGTGGAGCCTTTGGGCACAAGGCATCCAGCAGCAGATGCCCCATGAAGCACTGGGGTGGGGCCCTCGTCCCCCAGGCCTGGGGCTCCAGGAAGCTGAAGGAGAATGTAGAACCATGGAGTCAGCAGGACCAGCAGGATCCCGGGCCCTTGAAGCAGGCTgcgagggagaaggaagagggacaaaG GCAAGAAGTCCAGCAGATGGAGGCCCTGCTCCAGAGATTCTCTAGGAGACCCCAAGGGGGGCAGAAGCCAACCTGGAAGGATTGCACAGAATCCTGTGGCTACATGAGG CGTCCACACAGGCCGATGCCCGTCTACACCACCAAGAGGGCGTCCGTCTTGGAGCCTCACCTCACATGGCAGCCACCTACCCAGCCCCCTGACGTGAGAGCCTGGTACCACTCCGTGTCTCCTCTCGGAAGCCCTGCAGGGGGCCTCGTCCCACCCGGTGCACCCCATGACGCTCGGCATGGGGTGACCACTGACACGCCTCACCTGGCATGCCCACCCTTTGGCAGGAAGGGTGGCCCGGTTGCCCACCTGACAGAAAACAGGTCCCGAGGAGGCTCCCTTGAAGGTCCCCAGGCTGCGTCCAAGGCACATGGCGTGGGCCATGCCCAGGCACGAGCCAAGGGTCCTGAAGAGAACTCACATCCTAATGCAAGCAATGGTATGGTTCAGACCTCCCAAATCCACCCCAAGACGCCAAGCAAGAGATGTGCCCAGATCCCCCTAGAGACGGGCCTGAACCCCCGAAAGAAAGCACGCTGGAGCCCCTTCCAACACACCCACAAGGGCAAACAGGGAGGCCACGTGGGAGTTTCTGAGAGTCTGTGTCCTCCAGCAAGGAGAAGTGCAGGTGGAGTCCCAGCAGCACCCCCGGTGACCAGGAACACACCTGCCCCAGGGCAAAGCATCGACCTGCAGCCTGCACGCACCCGACCTCACCTGGAAACTGTCCAGGCGTGCACCGAAGCCCCATGTCTGCCTTCCAAGCCTGCCCCTGGCAAGGCCCTGCGAATGGTCTTCATGAGATTGGACAAAGGCCGCTGGAGCTCCAGGCTCCTAGCAGCTCCCTCATTCCATCCTCCTGAGAAGTCAGCCGCTCCTGGTCAGGGCCCTCCCGTCGTTCAGAAATCGGAGGGACCCTTTGGTCGTGTCCCTTCGAGTGTCCTCCATGATGACCTGCAGGTGTCCTCATCCTCTGAAGACAgtgggagagagtga
- the LOC113262039 gene encoding ubiquitin carboxyl-terminal hydrolase 17-like protein 6 codes for MEAASLYRQEDSQFNIFPKLKPCWSNVGGTEVQRGASLPEKPSPSSHRLCYLTNGLAPTSAGLAPTKKLVSWKRPSVVGAGLQNLGNTCYVNAVLQCLTYTPPLVSSVLSQQHRQTCGKQTFCMLCALQAHMTRALCHPGDVIRPLPGLLAAFHTHQQEDAHEFLMFTLGAMQQACLPEDKPSDPQSEDATLIRQIFGGYWRSQIQCLHCQGISSTMDPYLDISLDIEAAQSVSQALEQLVKPEKLDGENAYHCNTCLGKVPASKTLTLHTPSKVLILVLKRFSDFTGNKMAKDVHYPERLDMQPCLCEQRAGPLVYVLYAVLVHAGWSCHSGHYFCFVKAGNDQWYKMDDAKVAACDATCALSQHAYVLFYIQKTERERELVSESLGGEATSPEADRTGLAGFQREPETDSSVKVPDLEDHVEETSVQQITLDQWRFLQERKRPKAEFDVRRVERALPVHAVIIHQSRYEMRKNDPEQNIDGLNTSARNVAPQRAGDMGKVPCLAGRTRAARKKSKKGQRSREAVQGPHY; via the coding sequence atggaggctgcttctctctacCGCCAAGAGGATTCTCAGTTCAATATCTTTCCAAAACTCAAACCTTGCTGGTCAAATGTAGGTGGTACTGAAGTCCAGAGGGGAGCCTCTTTGCCTGAGAAGCCATCACCATCATCTCACAGACTCTGCTACCTGACTAATGGTTTGGCTCCCACGTCAGCAGGGCTGGCTCCCACAAAGAAACTTGTGAGTTGGAAGAGACCTTCTGTGGTTGGGGCCGGGCTTCAGAACCTGGGGAACACCTGCTATGTGAATGCGGTCCTGCAGTGTCTGACATACACACCACCCCTTGTCAGCTCTGTGCTGTCCCAGCAGCACCGGCAAACCTGTGGGAAGCAGACATTCTGCATGCTCTGTGCTCTGCAAGCTCACATGACCCGGGCCCTCTGCCATCCTGGAGATGTGATCCGTCCCTTGCCAGGACTGCTCGCTGCCTTCCACACACACCAGCAGGAAGACGCGCATGAGTttctgatgttcactctgggtgCAATGCAGCAAGCATGCCTGCCTGAGGACAAGCCTTCAGACCCTCAGTCGGAGGACGCCACCCTCATCCGTCAGATCTTTGGAGGGTACTGGAGGTCTCAAATCCAGTGTCTCCACTGCCAAGGCATTTCGAGCACTATGGACCCTTACCTGGACATTAGCCTGGACATTGAGGCAGCTCAGAGTGTGAGCCAAGCTTTGGAGCAGTTGGTGAAGCCCGAAAAGTTGGATGGTGAAAATGCCTATCATTGTAATACTTGCCTAGGGAAGGTGCCTGCTTCCAAGACGTTGACTTTGCACACTCCCTCAAAGGTCCTTATCCTGGTGTTGAAACGGTTCTCAGATTTCACAGGCAACAAAATGGCTAAGGACGTGCACTATCCTGAGCGTCTTGACATGCAGCCCTGCCTGTGTGAGCAGAGGGCAGGACCGCTGGTTTACGTGCTCTATGCTGTGCTGGTGCACGCTGGGTGGAGCTGTCACAGCGGACACTACTTCTGTTTCGTAAAAGCTGGAAATGACCAGTGGTATAAAATGGATGATGCTAAGGTCGCCGCCTGTGATGCGACTTGTGCGCTGAGCCAACATGCCTATGTCCTCTTTTACATCCAGAAGACTGAGCGGGAAAGAGAACTTGTGAGTGAGTCCCTCGGTGGGGAAGCCACATCCCCTGAGGCTGACCGCACAGGCTTGGCTGGGTTCCAAAGGGAGCCTGAAACAGACTCCAGCGTCAAAGTTCCTGATTTGGAGGATCACGTGGAAGAGACATCAGTGCAACAAATCACGTTAGACCAGTGGAGATTCCTCCAAGAACGCAAGCGACCTAAGGCAGAATTCGATGTCAGGAGAGTAGAACGTGCTCTTCCCGTGCATGCAGTCATAATTCACCAGTCCAGGTACGAGATGAGAAAGAATGATCCTGAACAAAACATCGACGGGCTCAACACTTCAGCCAGGAACGTTGCACCTCAGAGGGCAGGAGACATGGGCAAAGTCCCTTGTCTGGCAGGGAGAACCAGAGCTGCCAGGAAGAAGAGCAAGAAGGGGCAGAGGTCTAGGGAAGCAGTCCAGGGACCTCACTACTAG